One region of Termitidicoccus mucosus genomic DNA includes:
- a CDS encoding TonB-dependent receptor domain-containing protein, giving the protein MNASFYCRHARPLRNPRHRLALLLAVLLAPFLAAEPFDYARDPELAAARVNITESPVTLGALLDLCERQTRFKFVYAKSSVPLDAGVDLPVAGGQRLSSVLAAASAQTAVVFKRQNNQIGLRLRRDDDQVAPPPPSGADAPKNTATADGVVAMEKYQVTSSVLRANTRELFTEMRRGSAISIETLSAEDMARFIGSDVSDLMIRIPGVSTSVVGNFAVVRGLSERYNTVTFNGLVLPSSDPERQSTELDQFPSRLLDGIVVYKNFSPELPGNLSGGGVELKPLSFPSKRILSLTLGGSFDEGFFSGGDFLTYKTGGHNDLWALGTRDRISTDDVFKLPSDGIAPSADNPFTDQRKRLPFGPKFGFVYGDTFKLGSEARLGVSVGFSYDSSYGTETGSANEGSTFSAQVRTNADGKRELYAYFSGGLRSSYDYIESEADVSLGFLANAAFTWNPWNRISLTGFASLTGIDTARHEYNMVEVNGDMPTPEAAADPARGITLEETHYRWRDRLDYRERFLGALVLAGDHVFPAARDGTLTWSAGLAEASQDQPDSRKILYTRPYGQDYYELRTGTDMDGSITRQWRKTEEEQETFQVSWKQPLGRGASFTFGATVSRTDRTYSERLGSATVAPLTDPPRHRPFDDPSDIWEYARTTLRASSTVDQKRSINALFLKAETPLFSRRLRLSGGLRFEQTRLSASGFGLVPGSTLSSLVHYTNGTVSSRGYFGDVDFRGLTEAEQEELASPDIDQVDLLPMAGLTWNPIDPLTFRLTASKTVARPSLREIGNYYTWNFDTDRYQHGNGFLQVSDVRNLDFRAEYFFGQGDLVALSLFYKTIERPIELGTVPFPTSNGGKAETWFNNNHTARLHGMEFEFRKNLGFLGDALSGLSLGGNASWIDAQVAPVQFTTTMGSVRSEKNYSYPYDPERRLYDQPEWLANLDFTWEIRRWGSSFTLAWFATDRVLSSVERDFDEYLDSHERFDLSCTQRLGKRFALKLSVRNLFDPERRRIRDKDQTGGAIIVDRRWHDGRSYTAQITAEF; this is encoded by the coding sequence ATGAACGCATCGTTTTATTGCCGTCATGCCCGCCCTCTTCGAAACCCGCGCCACCGCCTTGCCCTCCTCCTGGCCGTCCTGCTCGCACCCTTTCTCGCGGCGGAGCCATTTGATTATGCCCGGGATCCCGAGCTCGCCGCCGCGCGGGTGAATATAACCGAATCCCCTGTCACGCTTGGCGCCCTGCTCGATCTTTGCGAGCGGCAGACCCGCTTCAAGTTTGTCTATGCAAAATCATCGGTGCCGCTGGATGCCGGCGTGGACCTTCCCGTGGCCGGCGGGCAGCGCCTCTCTTCGGTGCTGGCCGCCGCCTCGGCGCAGACCGCGGTGGTCTTCAAGCGCCAGAACAACCAGATCGGCCTGCGCCTGCGGAGGGACGACGACCAAGTGGCTCCTCCGCCTCCGTCCGGAGCGGATGCGCCCAAAAACACCGCCACCGCCGACGGCGTCGTCGCGATGGAGAAATACCAGGTGACCTCCTCGGTCCTGCGGGCCAACACCCGGGAGCTGTTCACCGAGATGCGGCGCGGTTCCGCCATTTCCATCGAGACGCTCAGCGCGGAGGACATGGCCCGGTTCATCGGCTCCGATGTATCCGATCTCATGATACGCATTCCCGGTGTTTCGACCTCGGTTGTGGGCAACTTCGCGGTCGTGCGCGGCCTCTCCGAGCGCTACAACACCGTCACCTTCAACGGCCTCGTCCTGCCCAGCTCCGACCCCGAGCGCCAGAGCACCGAGCTCGACCAGTTTCCCTCCCGCCTGCTCGACGGCATCGTGGTCTATAAAAACTTCTCGCCCGAGCTGCCCGGCAACCTCAGCGGCGGCGGCGTGGAGCTGAAGCCGCTCAGTTTCCCCTCAAAGCGCATCCTCTCCCTCACCCTCGGCGGCTCCTTCGACGAGGGTTTTTTCTCCGGCGGCGATTTCCTTACCTACAAAACCGGCGGGCACAATGACCTCTGGGCCCTCGGCACCCGCGACCGCATTTCCACCGATGATGTCTTCAAGCTTCCTTCCGATGGCATTGCCCCCAGCGCGGACAACCCTTTCACCGACCAGCGCAAGCGCCTGCCCTTCGGTCCCAAGTTCGGCTTCGTTTATGGCGACACCTTCAAGCTCGGTTCCGAGGCCCGGCTCGGCGTCTCCGTCGGCTTTTCCTACGATTCCTCCTACGGCACCGAGACCGGCTCGGCCAATGAAGGGAGTACCTTTAGTGCCCAGGTTCGCACCAATGCCGATGGCAAACGCGAGTTGTATGCCTATTTCTCCGGCGGGCTTCGCAGCAGCTACGATTATATCGAATCGGAGGCGGACGTCTCCCTCGGTTTCCTCGCCAACGCCGCCTTCACCTGGAACCCGTGGAACCGGATCAGCCTGACCGGTTTTGCTTCCCTGACCGGCATCGATACCGCCCGGCACGAATACAACATGGTCGAGGTCAACGGCGACATGCCCACGCCCGAGGCTGCCGCCGATCCGGCCCGCGGGATCACGCTGGAGGAGACCCACTACCGGTGGCGCGACCGGCTCGATTACCGCGAGCGTTTCCTCGGCGCTCTCGTCCTCGCCGGCGACCATGTTTTTCCCGCCGCCCGCGACGGCACGCTGACTTGGTCGGCGGGGCTGGCCGAGGCATCCCAAGACCAGCCCGACAGCCGGAAGATCCTCTACACCCGGCCTTACGGACAGGATTATTACGAACTGCGCACCGGCACCGACATGGACGGCTCCATCACCCGCCAGTGGCGCAAGACCGAGGAGGAGCAGGAAACCTTTCAGGTTTCCTGGAAGCAGCCGCTTGGGCGGGGTGCCTCCTTCACTTTCGGCGCAACAGTCTCGCGGACCGACCGCACTTATAGCGAACGGCTCGGCAGCGCCACCGTTGCCCCGCTTACCGATCCTCCGCGTCATCGTCCCTTCGACGATCCCTCCGATATCTGGGAGTATGCCAGGACTACCCTCCGCGCCAGCTCCACCGTCGACCAGAAGCGCTCCATCAACGCTCTTTTTCTCAAGGCCGAGACGCCTCTCTTCAGCCGCCGCCTCCGCCTCTCCGGCGGCCTCCGCTTCGAGCAGACCAGGCTCAGCGCCAGCGGCTTCGGTCTCGTGCCGGGTTCGACGCTCTCTTCCCTCGTCCACTATACCAACGGCACCGTCTCAAGCCGGGGATATTTTGGCGATGTCGATTTCAGAGGGCTGACCGAGGCCGAGCAGGAGGAGCTGGCCTCGCCCGATATCGACCAAGTGGACCTCCTGCCCATGGCCGGCCTCACTTGGAATCCCATCGACCCGCTGACCTTCCGCCTCACCGCCAGCAAGACCGTTGCCCGTCCTTCCCTGCGCGAGATCGGCAACTACTACACTTGGAATTTCGACACCGATCGCTACCAGCACGGCAACGGTTTCCTGCAAGTCTCCGACGTGCGCAATCTCGACTTCCGCGCCGAGTATTTTTTCGGTCAGGGCGACCTTGTGGCCCTCAGCCTGTTTTACAAGACCATCGAGCGCCCCATCGAGCTGGGCACAGTGCCTTTCCCCACCAGCAACGGCGGCAAGGCGGAGACTTGGTTTAACAACAACCACACCGCCCGCCTGCATGGCATGGAGTTCGAATTCCGCAAAAACCTCGGCTTTCTCGGCGATGCCCTTTCCGGCCTCTCCCTCGGCGGCAACGCCAGTTGGATCGATGCCCAGGTCGCCCCGGTGCAGTTTACCACCACAATGGGATCGGTCCGTTCCGAAAAGAACTACTCTTATCCCTACGATCCAGAACGCCGGCTCTACGACCAGCCCGAGTGGCTGGCCAATCTCGACTTCACCTGGGAAATCCGCCGCTGGGGCTCCTCCTTCACCCTGGCTTGGTTCGCCACCGACCGGGTGCTCTCCTCCGTCGAGCGGGATTTTGACGAGTATCTCGATTCCCATGAGCGCTTCGACCTGAGTTGCACCCAGCGTCTCGGGAAACGCTTCGCCCTGAAACTCTCCGTCCGGAACCTCTTCGACCCGGAGCGACGCCGCATCCGCGACAAGGACCAGACCGGCGGCGCGATCATCGTGGACCGCCGCTGGCACGACGGCCGGTCCTACACCGCCCAGATCACCGCCGAGTTTTGA
- a CDS encoding RNA polymerase sigma-70 factor, with amino-acid sequence MEDKKFTSRLCYGQVNSGPSAGFAIDSDGDGRRKIPASSPPMTMNFLSDEHLLDSIRGGDAAAFRDLFYNYYERLCGFAYAVSGRRDLAEEAVSKVFDELWRRRTDLHITTGLRAWLYTAVRNQVIDRLRAGSRMETVPLSEYYSGQLVDHDSAPCRIMLAEINSEVERLIAAMPEQRQLVFRLARFDGLRYREIAELLGISERTVQNHMVSAVRQLAPELPRLREIIASYSGNAARERGMHWLPAS; translated from the coding sequence ATGGAAGACAAGAAATTCACTAGTCGTTTGTGTTACGGTCAGGTTAATTCCGGTCCTTCCGCCGGCTTCGCCATTGACAGCGATGGGGACGGGCGGCGGAAAATCCCGGCCTCCAGCCCGCCCATGACCATGAATTTTTTGTCTGATGAGCACTTGCTCGATTCAATCCGGGGTGGGGATGCCGCAGCCTTCAGGGACTTGTTTTATAACTATTACGAGCGGCTCTGCGGCTTTGCCTATGCCGTGTCGGGGCGGCGTGATCTGGCCGAGGAGGCGGTGTCAAAAGTATTCGACGAGCTTTGGCGGCGGCGCACCGATCTGCATATCACGACCGGCTTGAGGGCATGGCTTTATACGGCGGTGCGCAATCAAGTGATCGACCGCCTGCGGGCAGGTTCCCGGATGGAAACGGTTCCCCTGTCCGAATACTATTCCGGGCAGCTCGTCGACCACGACTCTGCTCCCTGCCGGATCATGCTGGCCGAAATAAACAGCGAAGTGGAACGCCTGATCGCCGCGATGCCGGAGCAGCGGCAGCTTGTATTCCGCCTGGCTCGTTTCGATGGCTTGCGTTATCGGGAAATCGCGGAGTTGCTCGGCATTTCCGAGCGCACGGTGCAAAATCACATGGTGTCTGCCGTGCGCCAGCTTGCGCCCGAATTGCCGAGGCTGCGCGAGATCATCGCCTCTTATTCCGGGAATGCCGCCAGGGAGCGCGGCATGCACTGGCTGCCGGCCTCGTGA